Genomic DNA from Hordeum vulgare subsp. vulgare chromosome 2H, MorexV3_pseudomolecules_assembly, whole genome shotgun sequence:
GTAATGTATTATTAACCCCAATGCAAACACAAGTGAAACTCCGGACATTAACAGTCTTGGATAAGTTGGACTAAAATACCAGGATAGTTGTTAGAAACAATTCCTTACTTAACACTATTTTAAATTTTGTTTCCTTATTTGACACTGAAAAACATTTACTTTTCTATCTAAATTGTATGCCCTTTATGATACTTCCGTCCATTTTAAGCATAAATGACACCTGAAAAGACTCTTTTGCCCCTCATATGATATGTGTGTGTGCGAAACAGTAGAAAACACAACAACAGCAGCATCATACACGCTAACACGCACACAACACAGATGTGTAACAGCACACACGCACACAGCAGCACACGTACATACGCAGCAGCACATGCATTAGCACACACGCGAGCACCCATACACACACGCAAAATCAGTAGCACATGTGTGTGCGCACACTCGCAGCAGCATGCACAGGTGTGCACACAAACATACCGTATGAAGGACAAAAGGGTCTTTTTAGGTTCCATTCAGGCTTTAAAATGCACAAAAATATCATAAAAGACATAAAATTTAGATCCATTGTTAGATAGAGAAGAAATTATTTGTCGATATTAAATAGGACATAAAATTTTAGCACAATGTTaaataagaaattctttctaGTTGTTTCTTCctctgtaaattaatataagGCGTCTTGGGAGCATATGCTCCTTGATGAATAGTAACTTAAAAATAAATAGtgaataaattttaaaaaatcaGATTTTTTGTATGGGTGTTCATTTTAGTGTAACAAGCGTTCTTGACAACTTTTATGCGAAACGGAAGAGCGATACTTTGTCGGtgaaaaaacaaaattaagtGTAACATTTGTAGGTaacatttggcttttgatttattttTTCGTACAGCTCAAAATGCTTAAGATTTTTGACTAAAAAATTGCATGCAACATTTGGGTGTGATAAAGAACacatttaatttttttaattttttttacatTTGCAAAATACATTTTTGGTGTACAAGAGCATGCTCCCAAGAACCAAATTGGATTTCCCATTTTGTTTTCTAGAatgtcttatattagtttacagaggtagTATTTTCCTTTGGGCAAAGACACCCTAAAtttagaggaagaactagagTCATATAAATTGGTTGGATTTTCTTGGCATGTGCCTCCAGACCATGGCTGGAGTTATCAACATCTTCAGCCGTCACATCATCCTCCCCCAACACAAAATCATCATAAGCCCACTATAAGATTCGGAGAATGCAACATGCAATAAAAAGCTTAACTTGGATGGGAAAGGATGGAATGTCTTCTGATTTGGGATCTTAAATCTATTCTTCGAAACATCAAATTCCCTCTCAACCGCTACTCTAAGATTAGAGCAGAACAATTTGATAGCAGTCCTAGGATAGTTTCTAGAATAGAATTCGTTGAGATGGATACTTGGTTTTCGTGAAGTGTGGAAGAACACTCGGTCAACATGCAAATCTAGCATCTCCTACGTAGAACTCAGTATCCCTAGCATCAGGGATACTGATTCCATCATATCGAGTCATGCATTCAACAAGAATGTTAGCATCATGAGCTGACCCTTTCCAGCTAGCTGACACATATGTGAATTTCAGAttgaaatcaacaacaacaagcataTTCTGGCTTGTAGTGCTTCCTACCCATGTATGCTCtgttggggaaagttgcatgggaataaaaaattcctacgcacatgcaagacctatcatgatgatgatcatctacaagaggggagatcggatccacatacccttgtagatggctaagcgggaagcgttaagaaatgcggttgatgtagtcgaacgtcttcgtgatacGAATCGAAACCGTCCCGCGAActctgtcccgatctagtaccgaacggacggcacctccgcgttcagcacacgtacagctcgatgacgatctgcgCCTTCTTGATGGTAGTTGAATTCTCCAACAGCACGACaacgtggcggtgatggtggtggagctaccccggcagggcttcgtcgtgccttaccgaactagctatggggtgtcacgaagtggtggagggagagagggctgcactatggtttggggtgccaaaagcctctctctcctccactatatataggtgggagggaggggtggcaccctagggaaaaatccctagggtttggccgacgcaagaggagagggatgagtcctcctccaacacaacttggaaggaggagtcctcctaccccaattcggtttggcctcctctcctttcctttctccttcttcggcCGAAGTGGCccttcttgggctggccaccaacccactaagggctggtgcgccaacctTTGGGCCTCTTtgtttctctcccgggtgggtgacccctcccggtggaaccctggaacccattcgtcactcccggtactttaccggtaatgcccgaaaactttccggaagccaaatggatacttcctatatatcaatcttcgtctctgcaccattccggaaaccctcgtgacgtccgggatcttatccgggactccaaacaacctttgatTACCAATATTAATACttaaactataccgaaacattaccgaaccttaagtgtgcagatcttgcaggttcgagaactacgtagacatgaccgagacactctccgatcaatatcctacatattctacgaagatcttatcggttgaacctctatgtcaaggattcagttaatcccgtatatcatttcctttgtccttcggtatgttacttgcccgagattcgatcgtcggtatctccatacctatttcaatctcgttacaggcaagtctctttactcgctccgtaatacaagatctgtggctaactctttagtcacattgcttgcaaggcttgtttgtgatgttgtattaccgagtgggccccgagatacctctccgtcatatagagtgacaaatcccagtcttgatccattctaactcaatggacaccttcggagatacatgtatagcacctttatagtcacccatttactaataacccacaagtataggagatcgtttgtagccttcttcgataaataagagtgtcgaacccaacgaggagctaaagtcagaacaaatattccctcaagttctatcgaccgtcgatacaactctacacacgcttgacgtttgctttacctaaaacaagtatgaaactattttgcaagaataaaactacgaataaattgcaaggtaataaaagtggatagCTTTTGTCAACAAGGAATtcatttgtccataggcaatcgataacaagtaccaataatcattcttgcaattttatatgagggagaggcatgagctaacatactttctctgcttggatcatatgcacttatgattggaactctagcaagcatccgcaactactaaagatcattaaggtcttgagacccaaccatagcattaagtatcaagtcctctttactcccatatgccatAACCTACTTATCCGCATTTAGGCTGTTGTCACCCTcgcaacaccgacaataagcaaaccatgaacatattgcaacaccctacagcgggggCCCCTCGCGTTTGCGCGACACGGAGGGCACCGTAGGACAgcaccataaataaaatatacaatcataccaaccaagatcacgattaacccataggacaaaacggatctactcaaacatcataggagaaccaaatatcattgggaaataatatatggagttgagcaccatgtttaagtagagattacagtggggagaaggggtgttacaccgctgtaTACAGGGGGgggagttggtgttgacggtagcaaggttgttgacgtagatcgccgtcacgatcctagccccggcggcactccagcgccaccgggagagagggggagagagccccctccttcttctccttccttggcctccccctagatgggaggagagttccccctctggtccatggcctccatggcggcggaggggcgggagcccctccgagattgaatCTCCCTCTCTATTCTCTTCTATTTCGCGCTTCTTCCCCGTCTCAGATTctggcgtttcaccgtttcttatattcctggagatccataactctgattgcgctgaaatttttacacgatttttttccataaattaTTTTTCTTACGCCAGAAGAAGGGCTTCAACCGACGTTTGAGGagggcacaagacaccagggcgcaCCTCGGGCTTGTGGCGCGCCCTAATGGGTTGTGGGCTCTGTGGGCCCccgtttgcgttgattccacctctcaaaaatcacataaattccaaaaattattctccgtaaatttttatcacgtttggacttcgtttgatatgaattttctgcaatacaaaaaaacatgcaaaaaacaggaactgacactgggcactagatcaataggttagtcgcataaatcatataaaaagttgccaaaagtatgtgaaaattgtataatattggcatgaaacataaaaaaatatagatacgacggagacgcatcagttacgttgcgacgtttgatacacacgagaCATTCCTCCAGtggcagtgagttacatgatctcatggtcataggaatgtatatttgacatgcagaaaacaatagcaacaaaataacacgatcatatgctacgtttatagtttgggtcttgtccatcacatcattctcctaatgatgtgatcccgttatcaagtgacaacacttgtctatagctaggaaaccttaaccatctttgatcaacgagctagttaactagaggttcattagggacattgttttgtctatatatccacacttgtatctgtgtttccattcaatacaattatagcatggataataaacgattatcttaaaacaggaaatataataataactattttattattgcctctaaggcatatttccaacatggtgcactatgtgatctTGGCACTCTAGCTATCACATGAGTGCCATCTATTGCGCCAATACAATATGTGATTTTGGCACTCTAGCAATCGCATGAGTGTCGTCTATTATGTCAATACAATCTTGTCATGGCATGAAAACATTATTATGGCTCACCCAATACAAGCATGACATGGCATAAACTAAGAGTACTACTCACCTTGAAATATGAATGCCATCTATGACTCGTGCGGATCTTCGAAGAAGTTTGCTGAGTTGGTGCTTTGATCATCTCTCTAGTGAGCTCCCCAATCACATACAAAACTTGCTTTAAATACCCAAAAAAATGGCTCACTGGATCTCGTGAATACGTTGTGAATCACTCCGAACCTCTTGTTATGATCCACAACATGAAGGAACATTGATACCTGCTCTACAACGGAGGTGTTGATGCTACCTTGTAACAACCCCGTGTCCCCAAACGTGTCCATAACCTTGGCAAAAAGGTGCTCTTGCATGGCCACAACCTCTACACCATTGTTGTTGTAGGCGTAGTTTAGATTCGACATATTCTCCCTATCTCCGGCTAATGATGGACCATAGTTTTGAATTGTGACGAACCGCTCTCTTGTGGACcaacatgacccatgcacaaaccaTAATTATGAGTGTTGTTATATGAACTGCTAGATTCATCCGTTTGTCCTACTGAAACCGATGATGTGGTAAGTAATGGGGAAATCGACCCTACAACCTACCTAATGACCTAAATATGGAGGGTGGTTGTATGCTTCTTACTGCCATTGAAGCCGACGACCGGCCCATGTCGCAAACGAGGCAAACTATATGTAGACCGAGACAAAGGGGACACACAACTCATGAAGGGGAGGAGCAGGTCTTGGTGTTGGAGATTTAAGTCGTCACAGCCGCTATCGCTTTTGTTGATCCGAGTCGTCGTCCATGCTGAGAACTGAGGTtgaatttgtcctacctttagaaaAGAAGAGCCAATGGGGAGGAGCACATGACCTATGTATTAAGATAGAGTCCACCTGGATGATATGGCAGAAATTCGCTTCCGATTGGAAATTCGCTTCCGATTGGAGTCAAACCCCGGTCTGCAAGGATGCGACATTGTTCTACCGCTAGAGATGAAcgagtaagagcatctacagccgaacCCCTTATATCCGTCTCAAACGCCCGAACAACCCGTCCAGTCAGTGCCCCATCATTAAAAAATAACCCAGACGGACGCCCTAAACGAGCCTCAAACGTCCGAGCtgaccggcacccctcatatccaaccCAAATATGAGGTGAATATGGGGGTGCCCGGGCGCGCCCGGGCACCCACCTGACAGGCCCGACCCACCCATGACCCCACGACTGTCCCACAAAAAGCTGCATCCGGCTCATCGCTCTAAAACCCTAGCTCACTCACTCTCCTCTCTCGCTCTGTTCTCTCCTCTCCCCGCACCTAATCCGATCGAATCCGGCGAAATtttgagctccggcagccgctccAACGACGACCTGAATCCGAAGTTTCTTTTTGAAACGGAGGCAAAAGCTTTGCCTCATCTCATTAATTAAGAAGAAGGGAATTGCCGGTTGATTAACGGAAAATCAGGCGAAACCACTACAACACATCCACACAGGACACAAAGGCGACCTGGCAACCCAcacaagaacacacacacacgtCACTGAGGAGAGAACATCGTAGAGGCTGTAACCCGGTGTCATCGCTATCACACCTACACAAGGGCAACTCTGACTCCACCATCGACGACCATCGAAGTAGCTCTCACCGCAAGCAAATGCCGAGGCCTGCGCCGGTCGATGTCAAATAGTCAACTGCACGCGCCAACTACCAGGCAGCTCCAACTATGTCGACGAGCATTGCAGGAGAAAAGCGGCGAGCGTGCGTCGAGTCAGCGCCAGAACCGACCACCCGCCTCGCGTCATCGTCGCCGCAAGGCCCCTCCTCAACAGCTCTGACTCCAGGAAGACAAAGTGAGGTGTAGCAACCCCTCGAACACGCCGGATGAGACCGACTACCAAAACTCAGTAGCAAACCAACTCCGCCCAAAGCCGCCATCGTCACCGCACAAGAAGTAGCGCCAACCACATCACCAGTCGGGCACCTGCTGATCATGATGTCGTGTGTTTCCAGCTCCGGGAAAGCATGAAGGAGGCCAATGGCCCTCAAGGCAACGCCCCCAAGGGGGTAGAGCGACGTGGGAGAACGACGCCGTCACCCGACTCACATCGGAGTCTTAGGCTTTCGACCGATGGCCATGGTCCGAAAGTGTTGGGCAAGGAAAGGCTCCACAATGCCCCCAAGGAGAGAAAACGACGTCCACGGATGTCGTGACGTCTAGGCTTTCGCCCGAAGCCACCTTACCGAGCACCCCACGCAACCGGTGGCGCAACACCACCGGTCCGCAAGCCCGTTGTCCCACACACCTCCTATGCGACGACGACGCCATCCTCACGCACGACCCGAAGTATGAGTTTGCCCTCTATATCGCCTTGAAGCGGTCCAAGGTGAAGACCGGGGCAGCTCCGGATCAGCAGCCTTGCCGCCTCCTCTCCAGCGCAGTTCGGACGCCGACACTGGCCCCTCCTGGTCTGTGTGTAGCTCAGGCTTACTCCCTTTGTCCGGTGAAAAGTGTACATATAGATATTTTAGGACAAATTATGAAGTGAAGTAAAAAATGTATTGGAAAGGTGTACGCCACCATCTCTCTCCTCTTTAATTATCCAACCCCCAATAAGCTAAGTGCATGTAGAAATTAAATAGACTATGTGTAGAATATTATTGATCTTGATTACCGTGTGATGAAAGAGAAGCATTTCTTCCTACTTTAAAGTGCACTGAAAAAATAGAAGTATATtcttttgtgaacaaattttaagACCAAACGTACCCTCTTCAccggacgaagggagtacttgCAAACGGTCGGTTCGAGCGGTTTGATAGCAAGCCAAGCTTTATCCTGGTTtaagggcctgtttgggactgctctccTCTAGAAAATTCAGCTCCGTTCTAGAAAACGtaagccaaacggggtagctccACGATATACCGCTTCACAAAAATACTAGAATTTGGGGTCCAACTCCTTGTTTTTTGTGAAGCTCTTTGGGAGGTGCTCCATAAAATTATAGAAGTTGGAGTTGAAAGAAAATTACCCAtcactgccaccagtaagtggataccccttcgttttttacctctcatccaatcaaatagatcATTTTCACCAAATTTTTTATTCTAAAGCTGGAGCTAAATGAgagccaaacattctcttgaaATAGTTGCAACTCCTATATGAAACTGCTTTAAAGTGGATTTGATGAAGCGGAGCTGATTTTGATGAAGCAAAGTAGTCCCAAACAGGCGCTAAGTTTCGTGTGCGTGCGGACCAGCACCTCAGGTACAGAGTCAAATGGATTTTTGTTGCATCTACTAGTGAGTCCGTTGGACGCAGGCAACAAACACGCCCAAGCTATCCTTGTTGTTCAGCGTGACATCGCTAATTTGACCAGCAGGACGCATCGTGTCGTCGTGCCAGCGTGTTTGCTTGACCAGGCCTGGCCCCGGAGCCGTTACCATTCGTCAACCATAAACAAAGTTACACACTACGTTCTTTATCCAGAAAATCCCGGTAGTTGGTAACCGCCATCCAATCAAGCATAATAAGATACCAATGCTCCCATCCCTCATAAAAGATCAATCCTAATGCTCCCATTCCTCATAAAAGATCAATCTTTTTTTTGAACCGGGCTTTCTTCCCtttccattactttcataacGGAAATATAATGTTTTGAGACCACAATCAAAAAAAGAGGGAAAGGGAAAAAAGCGAGCTCGGGACAATATCAGAAAACCCACCGTTCACGCGTGTCATCAGGAACATGAACTGCAAGACGAAAACCTGATATCATCCGAAACTACGCAACAAAGACCAAAAGTATTACACTACCATGAATCAGTACCACTACGAGGAGCCCCACATCAACCACCACCAAACCAGGCTCACCAAAGAGCACAGAAACAAACCGAAAAGTTTTCACCAACTCAaacatctatacctaataataaagcggccatTGTTTCCgccggaaaacccaccgcggcatttttataaaaaaagcccctgtaatttttgttattcaacccacgctccatcatttatctgcaacgcaaaaggaaaaaacgattcgctgcaaaaattatacccgtgcacatcgcctcctcccgtcgaccctgggccaccctggccgccgccacaccactcgccgccgcggccgacctcaaccgccatcgctgtcgatctcaacccacccgcctctgcgtccgtacctctccccgctcactggcccgttgcggcgctcgagcgcatcgcgtcgaccctggtccaccctggcctgtgcccaggccgctgcgacaccactcaccgccgcggccgacctcaaccaccactgctgtcgatctcaacccacccgcctccgcggccgtacctctgcccgcttgctgcccccgtttcggcgctcgagcacaacttctggatcaaatcaacgccacAGCTACAGTGaccggggatgatgcgtctgctcgatgcagaacggcggcggcgcgcggataaggcgcgacggagcgaagtacttccaggtggaggcgggcctccatggctcacacgggaaactccgaggttatggcgcggcaacgacgactccttatggccagatagaggcgcctaacccttgctcccctcatcgtatcccctcctccggcaggaactcatcatctggtgagatcccctccccatgcctccaaccgtgtgccaagcgtgtggtattttttctcccgttgcaacgcacgggcccttttgctagtaaagcCTAAAACATCATCATGGACATCAAGCCATCAAtccttttttttgaaattataaaAGATCAACCCTAATGGAATGCTCCCAAGGAGGATAGTGTCAAGCGAAATAACTGTGGATGGGAATACCATTTCAGGGATCTGACCGAGCAACCCGCACCAGACCAGCGCCTGCTTCCTCGCTCCGCGTTTTGCTTTGACCAGGTCCAAGCGTAATTACTGATTATTAGTATCGGCGAGCTCCGCGTCTTGCTTAGTTGCTTTgctcctccttccttccttcgTCTCCACCGCCGGGCGCCGCTGGTCTTCCCAGGTGCCAGGACGCAGCAGAGAACGCCGGGGAGTCGAAACACATCGCCGGGATCAGGAAAAGGTCGGTCTTTTGCCGTTCTGGCCGGGGGCAGAGGAGGGTGGAGATGGCTGCCAAGGGGGAGGGCCGGCCCCCCCTCTTGCCTCTGCTGCTCGTCGTCTTGTGCGTCTTGGCCCACTCCaggatcgccgccgccgccacccacccACAGGATGGTATGTTATGTATGCCTGCTTCCTTGCTAAGcttttctccttccccttccccttctcCCAACTTCGGGGAGGAGGAAAAGTTTATTCAGACTGCGCCGGAAAGATGGTTGGTTGGTTGCTTGGAGGTTCAGCTCTGGTATTCGGGTGAGCTGGGGATTGGAAATCCTCCAGGTCCATGATCCCGGATGCTATGAAATTTGCTGCTGGGATCATTTCCCCAGCAGATTGTTTCGGTTGGACCTTGTTACTGAAGAATCTGTTTACTAATAGCAATCTGCCCAGCATCAAATTTCAGTTAACCAatctctttatttatttatttattattattggtTCACAAGTCattgtctctctctctcctgccTTTGCAGCGGCCGCTCTCAAATCCTTGATGAGGAAATGGTCAAATGTGCCTGCTAGCTGGAGGAAGAAATCGAACGATCCTTGCGGCGACAAATGGGATGGGATCCAATGCAATGGTGCCAACTCAAGGGTTACATCGCTGTGAGCACAATTGACCCCATCATTTTGTTAGGAGCCAGCTGTCCAAGATCCTTATATTTCGATTTCCCCTGACCCTCTTCTTATATTGGGCAGAAATCTATTTGGCATGAACATGAAGGGCACTCTCAGTGATGATATAGGAAGCCTGACTGAGCTTAGGGTCTTGTGAGTGATGATATATCCATGTTATCGATGCCCCTATGTTTTTGGCTGCCTTATGCTTACACAATAAAGATATATTAGGACACTTAATCACTGACTGATGAATGCACTGCAGGGATTTATCCTCAAATAGAGAATTGGGTGGTCCACTTACACCTGCCATCGGGAAATTGGTTCAGCTTATAAACTTGTAAGTTGCAACGGTTTCCATTAATGTACAAAGAGGCGGTAGACCTATGAACTGTGTGATCTTGTGTTTCCACCTTGGTTACCGACTTAACATCTTCCGTGTAACTACTCTGTAGAGCATTGATAGGTTGCAGTTTCAGCGGTACTGTTCCGAGTGAACTAGGCAACCTGGCACAACTCGAATTCTTGTAAGATTCTTGTTCTTTTGAGTTTTGAAAAAGTAATATCATAGTTTTGTTTGCAAGAATTCTCTATCTATTGGATCTTAATGTGGCTTCGTGACTCGATGTTCTTCCACAGTGGTCTGAACTCAAACCAATTCACGGGCAGAATCCCGCCCTCACTGGGCAAGCTCTCCAAGGTTAAATGGCTGGACCTAGCTGATAACGAGTTAACCGGACTTCTCCCAAACTCAAGGGACAATGGCGCTGGATTGGACCAGCTTCTTAATGCAGAGCACTTGTAAGTGTCATCTAACATCAGTTTCTTGTTAATTATATGTGTCATCTGGCTATCACTGATTCATAGGTCCCTTTTGCCTTGTGTAGCCATCTTAACCAGAATTATCTAGAAGGTCCTATCCCAGAATATATGTTCAACTCCAGAATGCACCTCAAGCATATGTAAGTTCAAATATGGCCTTTCGCCCTGTATCATCTGGACCGTAATTTGTCTGACAATGGTTTGTTGTGTCTAGACTTCTGGACAGGAACAATTTTAGTGGAACTATTCCATCATCTATTGGGGTAATCCCAACACTTGAAGTACTGTAAGTGTTCAACTCGCTTTAGAATTACTTTGGGGAGTTGGCGTGTTTGTGGCAAGCTAATTATTTTTATCTGCTTTTGGAATACAGTCGTCTAAATAACAATAGCTTCACAGGCTGGGTTCCGGCTATGAATAACCTGACTAAGCTCCATGTTCTGTAAGTTGTCGTACCCACCATTCCCATCTTATTTGATGCTAATCTGCATACTTAGATGAGATAAGCACTAATGTATCACTTGTACTTTTTATTGGAAATCTCAGAATGCTGTCAAATAACAACCTAAGTGGACCAATGCCGAATTTGACTGACATGAAGGTTCTTGAAAATGTGTAAGAAATTACTGCGATCTTAATGAACATTCTTTACAAACTTTCAATCGATATCATTGACAAGTGATGCGGCGCTATATGCACAGGGATCTAAGCAATAACAGCTTCACACCTTCTGGTGTTCCAAGTTGGTTTACAGAATTGCCCAAATTAATGACCCTGTAAGTTACAGTGCTATCTGAATTCAATAGTTAAGATGCAGTTTAAGATCAGCAAATTATGAACTCTTTCGTTTTGCCGTGCAGTACAATGCAGTCAGTTGGGATTTCTGGGAAACTACCACAGAAGCTTTTCAGCTTGTCTGATTTGCAACATGTGTAAGACAATACAACAACCATTGGACCTCTACCTTGTATACATTATTTATCGAAATTTACTAACTAGTCAATCGTATGGCAGAATATTGAATGATAATCAACTGAATGATACGCTTGACGTGGGCAATAACATCAACGATGGACTAGACCTTGTCGACTTGCGAAACAACAAAATTACATCAGTTACAGTGTACAGCAGCCTTGACAGCAAGCTTCTCAAGTGAATATTCTTGCTCATTTGAAATCTATCTTTTTTGGCAAAGAAATGTGTTCCATTTCCTTCAGATTCTTACTATATTATCTTGCTGCTCTGTTGTTGCCAGGCTTGAAGGAAACCCACTCTGCAGTGATTCTCTTCTGTCACGCACACTGCTCTGCACGGACAAGCTAACTGAACTTCCAACTATGCATCCTTCCGCTGATGTACAGTGTCCACATCCGTTTGTTGAAACTATATTCTTCAGATCTCCTTCCTTTGGCGATGTCAGAAAGTTTCTTCCTGAACTGCACGAGAACCTGTCGAGAACAGTGAGCAGTTGTACCCCGAACAAGCTAGGCttgataccatacattgatgacgTGTACCTGAAAGTAGACATCAAGGCTTGCCCAGTAAACCAGAAGAGGTTCAATTACTCTCAGGTGCTCAACTGCTTTAATCTGACACTTCAGACTTACAAGCCACCAGAGAATTTTGGACCTTACTATGTGAACGCACATCCTTATCCATTCCACGACAAAGGTAATTTATGGAGCTTGATCCGGTTCTTGTGGTAAAGTTTG
This window encodes:
- the LOC123427678 gene encoding leucine-rich repeat receptor protein kinase HPCA1-like, which produces MAAKGEGRPPLLPLLLVVLCVLAHSRIAAAATHPQDAAALKSLMRKWSNVPASWRKKSNDPCGDKWDGIQCNGANSRVTSLNLFGMNMKGTLSDDIGSLTELRVLDLSSNRELGGPLTPAIGKLVQLINLALIGCSFSGTVPSELGNLAQLEFFGLNSNQFTGRIPPSLGKLSKVKWLDLADNELTGLLPNSRDNGAGLDQLLNAEHFHLNQNYLEGPIPEYMFNSRMHLKHILLDRNNFSGTIPSSIGVIPTLEVLRLNNNSFTGWVPAMNNLTKLHVLMLSNNNLSGPMPNLTDMKVLENVDLSNNSFTPSGVPSWFTELPKLMTLTMQSVGISGKLPQKLFSLSDLQHVILNDNQLNDTLDVGNNINDGLDLVDLRNNKITSVTVYSSLDSKLLKLEGNPLCSDSLLSRTLLCTDKLTELPTMHPSADVQCPHPFVETIFFRSPSFGDVRKFLPELHENLSRTVSSCTPNKLGLIPYIDDVYLKVDIKACPVNQKRFNYSQVLNCFNLTLQTYKPPENFGPYYVNAHPYPFHDKASRTILIGVVTGSVLLVVGLALIGLYAARQKKRAQKLVSQNNPFASWGSTPEDIGEAPKLKSARCFTLEELKLSTNDFKQINAIGEGGYGTVYRGKLLDGQLIAIKRSKQGSMQGGLEFKTEIELLSRVHHNNLVGLVGFCFDKGEKMLVYEFISNGTLSEALYGIKGVQLDWSMRLKIALDSARGLAYLHDHANPPIIHRDVKSTNILLDSKMTAKVADFGLSLLVSDSEEGELCTNVKGTLGYLDPEYYMTQQLTAKSDVYSFGVVLLELIVAKPPIYEKKYIVREVKTALDMEDSVHCGLKDVMDPVLYKMGGLLGFPRFVTMALQCVQEVGPNRPKMNNVVREIEMIMQDNGLTPGPMSASSSFSVDSATRTFAPRYPYSSTSTQSTTYEMDSRAFEYSGGFPSQGSLKNRNTSPKTLSSRERRLPG